Part of the Halomarina litorea genome is shown below.
CCGCGTGGATCGGGACCGACAGCGCGACGCGACACGCCGTCACCCCGCACGCCGCGACGGGGGCGGCCGACGACTACCTCGACGAGGTGGTCATCTCGACGGGTGGCGGCGACGGCGTCCGCGACCCCGTCGGACAGGCCCTCGCCACGCGGTCGGTCGTCGTCGTGGACGACCTGCAGGCGACGGAGGGGGGCCGGTGGCAGGCGGCCGCCGCAGCCCAGGGATTCGGCGCGGCCATCGCCGTTCCGCTCACCTACGAGGACACGCAGTACGGGGCGCTCGGCCTGTTCGCCGACCGCCCCGGCGCGTTCGAGGACGCGGACGAGGTGTCGGTCCTCGAGGAACTGGGCGAGACCATCGGCCACGCGGTCAACGCCGCCGAGAGCCGCCGCGCCCTGCTGGCGGACCGGGTCGTCGAACTGGAGTTCGCCATCGATCAACCCGACTCCGCGCTCCACCACATCTCGGCGGACATCGACTGCCAGTTCCGCTTGGAGGGCGTCGTCGCCGCGACCAACGGGTCGTTCTTGGAGTACTTCGCCGTCGTGGACTGCGACCCCGAGGCGGTGCTGGAACAGGCCGAGACCGAACCCGCCATCAGCTACGCCCGGTTCGTGGGCGAACACGGGGGGGAGGCGCTCTTCGAGTTCGTCTTCGACGAGGAGCAGGTAGTACAGGCGTTCGGCCGACTCGGCGCGCGCGTCGTGGACCTCGTCGTCGAGGACGGGCGCTACGAGGTGACCGTCGAACTCCCCTTCGAGAGCGATATCCACGCCATCACGACGGGGCTCCAGGAACGCTACGAGGCGGCGAGCCTCCTCGCCCAGCGCGAGACGGAACACGCGCTCACCTCGCGCCATGAGCTCTGGGCGTCGTTTCAGGAACGGCTCACCGACCGCCAGTGGGAGGTCGTCCAGACGGCGTTCTTCGCGGGGTTCTTCGACTGGCCCCGCTCCAGCACCGGCGAGGAAGTCGCGGAGTCCCTCGACGTCTCGCCGTCGACGTTCCACGAGCACCTCCGGGCCGCCGAGCGGAAACTGCTCGAGGCACTGCTGGAGGGCTAGGGGTCAGAGTCCGAGCGCCGCCCCCGCCGTCGCGAGCGCAGACGGCCCGTACCAGACGACGCCCGCGGCGACGGCCAGTTCGACCGCCGTCACCGCGAGTGTCACCGCGTTGGCGAACCGACTGCTCGTCGCCACGCCTGTCGGGAGGCTGTACTCCTTCGGGAAGGGATAGAACAGGGCGATACCCCGCTTGCTCCCCACCACGTCGAGGACGTAGTGGGTGAGGACGCCCACCCAGACCCAGTGGAGGTTGTCGAAGGCGAACGGGAACGCGAGGAACACCCCCAGCGTGAGGAGGTTGTGGAGGGTCTTGCGGTGGCTCCCGAAGGCGGTGTCGACGTCGGGGAACAGCGCACCGAGGACAACGGGGACGGTCACCGCGGCGACGGTCCGCAGGGTCTCCGTTCCGCCGGACGGTTCGAGGATGAACCCCAACCCGACGCCGAGGAGGAGGCCGTTGATGACGTGTCCGTCCTTGTTCACGCCCGTCGGTGGCGCGAGCGCGCCTAAAACGTTGTCTCTCTCCGGGTGGCGACTCAACCGGACTCGATTCGCTCCAGCAGGTCCGTGAGCGCCCGGTCGACGAACCCCGCCTTCACCTCCTCGCGTGTGCCCTCCACGACGTGCCGTTTCACCGTGGTCCGCGACTCGCCGGTCCCCCACGGCGCGGCGTTCGCGACGCCGACGTACACCGTCCCGACCGGGTCCTCGTCGGTGCCGCCGTCGGGCCCCGCGATGCCCGTCGTCGCCAGCCCCCACGTCGCGTCGGCGGTGTCACAGACCGCGCGGGCCATCTGCCGGGCGACGGGTTCGCTCACCGCGCCGTGGTCGTCCAGCGTCTCCCGCGAGATGGCCAGCAGGTCCCGTTTGGCGTCGTAGGAGTACGAGACCACGCTCCGGTCGAAGTAGTCGCTCGCCCCCGACACGTCCGTGATGCGGGACCCGACGAGACCGCCCGTACACGACTCGGCGATAGCGAGCGTGGCGTCTCGTTCGCGGAGGACCTCGCCGACCCGCTTCTCGATGGGTTCGTCGTCGCCGTCACCGCTCTCGTCGCTCATACCCCACCCTCGCCTGGACGGGGAAAGAATCGTTCGCCCCTACGTGTACAGAAGACCTATACCTCGGTTCCGACCGCACTCCCCATGCCCGGCGCACGCGTCACCCGCGGCGAGCGAGTCGCCCTCCGAACCCTCGAACGCGGGGACCTGTCGTTCGTCCAGCGCGCCTGTACCGACCCCGACCTCAGATACCCCCTCGGGACTCCCGTCAAGAACCGGACGGAACTGGAGGAGGGCTTCGAAGACCGCTCGGACGACCGTTTCGTCGTCTGTCTCGACGCGCCGGACGCCCCACCCGGCGCGCCCGACGAGGGCGACACGGAGCCAATCGGCGTCGTGAGCGTTCAGGACGCCGACTGGAAGCGCCCGGAACTGGGCTACTGGCTCGTCCCGTCGGTCCACGGCGAAGGATACGGCACGGAGGCCGTCTCGCTGGCCGTCGACTACACCTTTCGGACCTACGACGTGCCCGCAATCGGCGCCGGGGCGTTCGCCTCGAACGACGCCTCGCGGGGCCTGCTCGAATCGCTCGGGTTCACCGAGGAGGGCTGTCGTCGGAAGTTCATGTACGTCGACGGGGAGTACCGCGACATGGTCCAGTACGGCCTGCTCCGCGAGGAGTGGCGCGGGTAGGTCGCGGGGGTAGGTGAGAGAGCGAAAGAACGACGACGCCCCGTGTACCACTCGCGGCATGGACTTCGACCGGCCCGTCTTCTTCGACGTGATGGCCTACGCCGACGCCGCCGAGGGCGACGTGGTTGACATGGTCAGCGGCAACCCCGACTGGGAGCCACCCGAGGCCCTGCGGGAGGGCCTCCGCGAGTACGCCGACGGCCCGCCCGCCGACTTCCAGTACCCGCCGAGCGAGGGCCTCGGCGACCTCCGCGAGGAGATAGCGACGCGGCGCGGGGTGGACGTCGACCGCGTGGTCGTCACGAACGGCGGCGGCGAGGCGAACTACCTCGCGATGGCCTGCGGGCTGGACGCCTTCTCGGGGACCGAGACGCTCCTCACGGACCCCACCTACCCCTACTACCCGGACCGCGCGGCGATGCTCGGCTCCGAGGTGCGGTACGTCCCCGTCGGCCCGACGGGAGACCTCGACCCCGCGGACGTGCGCGAACGCGCCAGCGAGGACACCGCCCTCGTCGTCGTCAACTCGCCGAACAACCCGACCGGGGCGGTGTACGACGCCGACACCGTCGCGGAACTCGTCGGAATCGCCGAGGAGCACGACGCCCTCCTCGTGAGCGACGAGGTGTACGACCACTTCGACTACTCCGGGCGCTTCGCCAGCGCACTCGCCGTCGAATCCGAGAACCGCGTCGTCACCGGGTCGTTCTCGAAGTCGATGGCCATCACGGGCCTCCGGGTGGGCTACGCGATTCTCCCCGAGGCGCTGGTAGGACCGGCGCGCGCCCGCCACATGCTCGTGAACGTCGCTGGGAGCCACCCGGGGCAGCGTGCCGTCCTCTCCGCGCTTCGCGACACCGGGCCGGAGTACTACGAGGCCAACCGGGACCTGCTCCGCGAGCGAGTCCGCGTGTTCACCGACGCCCTCGACAGGGCGGGCGCGGAGTACGTCGTCCCCGACGGCGCGTTCTACGTCCTCGCGCGCTTCGAGGGGATGGAGGGCACCCTCGACAACGCGAAACGGCTCGTCGACGAGACGGGCGTGGCGGGGATGCCCGGCGACGCGTTCGGCGAGACGACCAGCGGGTGGTTCCGCTACGCGCTCGTGACCGACCGGGTGGAGGAGGCCGCCGAGCGACTGGCCGAGTCGATGGGCTGACCGTGACCCCCGCTGACAGGAGGTGCAACGCGCTACCAACGAGTACACAAGCCTCGGTCGGGTAGCGCCGGTATGAGCTCCATCGAGGTCGAGGCGGTCGACTCTCTCGACGCCGACGAGGTGACGCCGGAGGGCCTCGACGCCCCCGAGTACGTCCTCTACGGCGGGAAGGGCGGCGTCGGGAAGACGACGATGGCCGCGGCGTCGGCGCTCGCCAGCGCCAACGACGGGACGGCGACGCTGGCCATCTCGACCGACCCAGCCCACTCGCTGTCGGACGTCCTGGAAACCGACATTCCGAGCGAACCGACCAGAATCCGGGAGGACATGCCGCTCTACGCGGTCGAAATCGACCCCGAGGCGGCGGACTCGCCGCTGGAGAGTGCCGGTCTCGGGATGGGGGCGGGCGGTGCGGGTGGACCGGGCGGCGCGGGTTCGGACGACGGTGGCGACGGCCCCCTCGGCGGCATGGGCGTCGGCGAGGGACTGGGACAGGCCGACGCGATGTTCGGCGGGATGAACCCCATGTCGGCGGGCGCGATGCCCGGCGCGGACGAGACGGCGGCGATGCAGTTGCTCCTCGAGTACCTCGACGACGACCGGTTCGACCGCGTCGTCGTGGACACCGCGCCGACGGGCCACACGCTCCGCCTCCTCCAGCTCCCGGAGGCGCTCGACTCGATGATGGGTCGCGTCCTCCAGTTCCGCGAGCAGATGAGCGGGATGCTCGGCGACATGCCCGGTCCGTTCGGGGACGGGGACGCTGCCGACGTGGACGGCCTGCGCGAGTTCGCCGACAGAATCGAACGCCTCCGCGCCGCGTTGCAGGACCCCGAACGGACCGACTTCCGAGTCGTGATGGTCCCCGAGCGCCTGAGCGTCGTCGAGTCCGAACGCCTCATCCGGGAGCTGGACGACTTCGGCATCCCCGTCTCGACGGTGGTGGTAAACCGGGTGACGGAGGACCTCGAGAACGTCGTCGACGTGGAGAGCGGGTGGGTCGTCAGCCCGAACCCCGAGAACTGCGAGTTCTGTGCGAAGCGCTGGGAGAGCCAGCAGGAGGCGCTCTCGCGGGCGCAGGAGGTGTTCCGGGGCCACGATGTGAAGCGGGTCCCGCTGTTCGCCGAGGAGGTCAGCGGCGAGACGATGCTGCGCGTCGTCGCGGCCTGCCTCGCCTGACCTACTCGACGAGCACGAGTCGCAGGTCGTTGACGTTCGTGGTGCTCTCGACGTCGAGCAACGCGTCCCGCTCCCGGAGGAACGGGAGGGCGTCGTTGTCCGCGAGGGCCTCGCGGGCGGCGTCCGCGTCGTCCCCGACGGTCCCCGAATCGACGACGGCCCCCGCCACGTCCGTCCCGCCGTCGTGGCCGTCGGTGTCCACGCTGGCGAGCGTGACACCCTCGGGCAGGTCGAGGGCCGCCGCCAGCGCGAGTTCGAGGTTCGGGCCGCCCTCGCCGTCGCCCGCGACGGTGACGGTCACCTCGCCGCCCGAGAGGACGGCGGCGGGCGGCGCCACGGGGTCGCCCGCCGCGCCCACCTCCTCGGCGACGGCGACGTGCGCCAGGGCGATCTCCCGGGCCTCCCCGCGCATCGACGAGGAGAGCACGAGCGGGTCGTACCCCGACTCGAAGGCGAGGTCGGCGGCCGCGTCGATGGCCGTCCGCGTGTTCACGAGGAGGTGCGTGTGGACGTGGTCGAGGTCGGTGGCCGCCTCGCCGCCCGTCCGGAGTGCCTCCCGCACCGACTCGTCGGCCTCGATGCCGTAGCGGTCGAGGACGGCGAGCGCCTCCTCCGCGCTCGATTCGTCGGGCGCGAACGGCCCGCTGGCGATGACGCCGGGGTCGTCGCCCACCACGTCGCTGACGAGGAGGGCGAGGGCGGTTGCGGGGGCGGCGGCGGCCGCCAGCCCCCCGCCTTTCACCCGCGAGAGGCGCTTGCGAACGGCGTTTATCTCGTGGATGTCCGCGCCGCTCTCGACCAGCGCCTCGGTCAGTTCGCGGAAGGCGTCGAGGGGCACGGTCGGCGCGGCCAGCAGAGCGCTCCCGCCGCCCGTGACCGGCGCGACGACGAGCGTTCGCTCGTCACAGCGCTCCAACAGGTCCAGCACCCGCTCGGTGGCATCGACGTTCCGCTCGCTCGGGACGGGGTGGTCGCCGACGAGCGCCTCGACGCGCGGAGGGACGTTCTCCTCGTCCTCCGCGTCGTCTCTAGCGCTCTCGTCGTCTCCCGTGACGTCCTCCGCGCCGTCCCCCTCCTCGTCCGTGTCGTCGCCCTCGACGGGTCGCAGTCCCTCGGTGTCCCCGTCGGTGACGACCACGCCCTCGGTGATTCGCTGCCCGAGGACCGCACCGAGGCCGCGGACGACGGCGGCCGCCGCCTTCCCGCCGCCCGCGACGACGATGCGGTCGTAGTCCGCGAAGTCGAACGTCTCGCCGCCGACGTGGAGCCGCTCGGCCTCGACGTGCAGTTGCTCGCGGACCGCCCGCTCGGGGTCGGCGGCGGCGACGCCCGCCTCGATACACGCCTCCGCGACGTCACGTGACATGGTTCAGAGCAGGCGGTTGAGCAGCCCGTAGGCGGTGTCCTGCAGTCGGTCGGGCAGGTAGCGGGCCTTCAGTGTCAGGTCGGCGAACGCCCCGACCGGGTAGCGCGGTTCCGGATCCGGCGTGAGGCCGGCCTCGAGGATGACCTCCGCCACCTGGTCGGGCGTCACCGCGACGGGGCTCTGCCCGCCGAAGACGGTGCTGTCCTCGTAGAGGCGGTAGATGGTCTCGTAGGCCCCCGAGCGGTCGAGGGGGGCGAACTGGTCGTCCGTCCGGTCGGCGAACGCCGTCTCGACCGGCCCGGGTTCGACGAGGACGGCCTCCACGTCGTACGGTTCGACCTCGTTGCGGAGCGCGTCGGTCAGCGCCTCCAGCGAGAACTTCGAGGCGCAGTAGACGCCCATCCCGGGCGTGGAGACACGCCCGGCGACGCTGGAGACGTTGACGATGCGCCCCGACTCGCGTTCGCGCATGTGCGGGAGGACGGCCCGGATGAGCCGGTGGGGGCCGTAGAGGTTCACGTCGAACTGTCGGTGGAGCACGTCGGTCGGGACGTCCTCGACGGGGCCGAACTGCCCGTAGCCGGCGTTGTTGACGAGGCAGTCGATGCGGCCCTGTTCCTCCACGATGCGGTCGACGACGCCCTCCACCTGCGTCGCGTCGGTCACGTCGAGCGCCGCCGTCTCACAGCCGATGTCGGCGAGGTCCTGCACGTCGGCCGTGTCGCGGGCCGTCGCGTAGACCGTCCACTCCTCCTCGCGGAACGCCCGGGCGGTCGCCCGACCGATACCGGACGAGCACCCTGTAATCAGCACGGTCTTTGCCATGTCCGCGAGTCTCGCGCCCCGCACTTAAGGGTCGCCGGTCGAGGGGCGGCGGCGTTCGCAAGCCAAAGCAGTTCCCTCTGGAGGCCCCACTATTCGATAGACGAAATGACGGGTCCGGACCCGCGCCCGGTCGTCGGGTGCGCCGTCCCGCCCCGTCCGTTCACAGACTATCCATGAGCACGAACGACTCGGACGCCCCCGACCGAATCGACCAGACCCGCCGGAGCGACGCCATCAGACGCGTCGGCGAGGAGTACGTGATGCCGAAGAGCGTCGTCGAGGGACAGCTCCACCCCTCCGAGCACCGTCTGGTCCCGGACCAGTCGCGCGCGCCGGCCAGCGACGCGCTGCTCGATGCGCTCATCGACGCCTTCAGCACGGTGGCCCCGACGACGCCGACGGATCAGATCCGGGCCGCCGAGGAGGTCGCCGACCTGCTACGGGAACTGCGCGACAGCGACCGGCCGCTGATCGTCGTCCGCGAGTCGCGCTGACGGTCAGGCTCGGTCGCCGGCCACCTCGGCCTTCGCCGCGTCGGCGTACTCGTCGGCCAGCCGCGTCGGTTCGGGGAGCTTGTACCCGCCCCGGAAGCGGTCGACGAGGTCGGCGGCGGTCTCCGCGCTCAGGCGGTGGCCCGGCGAGACGTACACCGGGTTGATGCGGAAGGAGGTGTCGAACTGCCGAGTCTGGACGGCGTAGCCGATGACCGTCCCCGCGGGGGCGCTCACGTCGTCGTCCGCCTCTACGGCCACACGCTCGCCCGCGTCGAGTTCGTCCGTCGGTTCTACTGGCACGCCACAGAGGAGGTTCTTCGCGACGCCGAGCGACGGCACGTCCAGCGCCACGCCCATGTGTGTCGCCAGCCCCGCCTGTCGGTAGTGGATGCGCCCGGACCCGTCGAAGAACACGACGTCCGGTTCGGTTTCGAGCGTCTCGAAGGCGTCGAGGATGGGGCCGCCCTCGCGGAACGAGAGCAGGCCGGGGATGTAGGGGAACTCCATCGGCGAGACGGCGTAGGTGCGTTCGACCACCTCGCTCCCCCGCAGGACGACGATGGCGCTCACGACTCGTTCGTCGAGGAACGCCTGGTCGACGCCCGCGACGAGGGGCGGGTCCGATTCCCCTCCGTCGCCCTCGTGGCCGCCGAACGCGGCCGCGTCGCCGAACGAGGACTGCTCTCCGGGACCGTCGCCCCCGACGCAGACCGCCCGCGCGTCGAAGGGGAAGTCGTCCTCGAAGCGGGCGCTCGCGGCGATGTCGTCCTGCAGTGCCTCCATCTCCGCGCGACTCATCGACGGGTCGGGCCGGAACTCGGGGTGGGGTACGTCCATCGGCTCAGAAGGGCCCGCGGCCGCGTCCCGGTCCGCCAGCGCCGCCGCCCAACTGGAGGTTGCTGGGGCCGCTGACGCCCTGTCTGCGGACGTACTCGCCATAGGCGAGACCGATGACCAGTCCGGTGAGGTGGGCCGCGTGGGCGATGTTGCCGCCGAGGACGTTCGTCGTCGGCGAGAGCATCCCGAGGACCGAGAGGCCGGCGTAGCCGAACGTAATGACCCAGATGGGGACGGGAATGAAGAAGTAGAGCAGGACCCGCATGTCCGGGCTGAGGACGGTGAGGACGGCGAGGACGGCCATGACCGCGCCGCTGGCCCCGAGGACGGCCGAGGGGGTGTTCAACAGGAGGCTGAGGCCGATCTGTCCGAGGCCGGCGGCCATCCCGCTGACGAAGAACAGCGCGGTGTAGGCCCGCGACCCGACGTGTCGCTCCACGATGGGGCCGAAAAAGAACAGGGCGATGCCGTTGGCGAAGATGTGACCGAACCCGCCGTGGGCGAAGATGGAGGTGACCCACGTCCAGACGTAGAGGGGATTGGCCGTCGAGAGGGTGAACAGGTCCCGCCACGCCGCCGACCCGGCGGGGATGCCGAGTGCCGGCGCGATGCCGTACTGCGCGACGAACGTCAGGAGCATCAGGCCGAGGAAGGGGTAGGTCATGTTCCCCCGGAAATAGGAGAGGGGACCGCCGGTGGACGTGACGCGGGAAGCGACGCTCTTCGCCCGCCCCTGCTGGTTCACGCTGTCGTCGAAGCCGCTGTCGAAGACGCCGCTCGGGTCACCCCAGTTCTGCAAGCCGGCGCAGTCGTGGTTCTCCGGGAGGCGGTGGTCGGAGCAGTAGGTGCCGCCGCAGTGCCGACAGCGGTACGGCATGCTCTCCTCTCGCCCACACACGTCGCACGTTGCCATTGCCACCGCTACGATGCTGTCAGCAAAGGGATTTGGGGTGTGGCGCGGCGGTTCCTCCCGGCTGCGGAGGCGTTCGCGGCGCTCGACGGACTCCGAACCGTTCAAGCCTCGCCGTCGACACCGTCCGTGTATGCAGTCGTCGCACAGCACGAGCGACCTGACCCTGCTGGGTGGCGCGGGCGCGTTCGCGTGTTGCTCGCTTGCGGGGGCCGCACTCGACTACGGGACCGCGTGGGTCTGGGGGTTCGCCATGCCCGCCTTCGCGCTCGTCTTCCTCGCGGCCCTGCCGGGGTGTTCCTGTCGCCGGGCGCTCGGGCGGGACTCGCGGGAGACGACCGTACAGGTGGCGCTCCTCCTCTCCGGTACCCTCGTCGGGAGCGCGGGCTACCTCCTCGGGGCGTCGCTCGTCGGGGAGGCGGGGAGCGTCGTCTTCGCCGTCGGCGTCCTCGTGGGCGCCGTCTCGGCGTGACTCGCCGGGGTCAGAGTCCTTCGAGTGCACGGAGGCGCTGTTCTATCTCGGGGGGCGCACCGCTCGGCCCGTCGCGGACGCGGTGGTCGGGGATGACGAGGGGTGCGGGGTTGGCCGCGAGCGCGGTCCGGACGGCGTCGTGGTCCTCGTCGCTGCTGGCGTCGAGGCCGGGCGTCATCCGCGTCAGCCGTTCGACGGACACCTGTTCGCCGTAGGGGACCTCCCGGGTGGTCTCCAGTACCTCCCGCTGGTCGGTGGGGACGGTCAGCGCGACGGCCACGTCGTCGAACTCCTCCCGTTCGCCCTCCAGGTACGCGTCGATGCGGTCGAGGAGGGCGTGGTCCGCGTCCTCGTCGTCGGACTCCTCGGGGAAGGAGACGGCGAGGACGCGGTCGCTCGCGAGGCCGAGCTGGACGTAGCAGTCGAGGTACTCGGACTCGCGGGTGTAGATGCCGGCGTCGTCCATGCTACCTACAGGTCGATGCCACCTATGAAAGTTAGTCCGGCGCTAGCGGCTTCCGCCGCCGCGCCCTCACAGCGTCTCCGCGTACGAGTCGAAGACGTCGTGGCTGGTGACGAGTCCGATGTGTCCCGGGCCCCGCACGCGGACGTTCCGGACGTTCGACGCCGTGAACGGGAGGCGGGCGCGGTGGCCCGGCAGGACGGCCTCGTCGTCCTCGCTCCAGACGGCGGTGTAGTTCACCGCGCGCGGGAGGCGACGACCGTTGAGCGTCCGCAGGAAGTCGCTCCCGGGGAGCATCGCCCGCCCGCCGGGCGTCCACGACCCCGCGCGGGCGAGCGCCGTCCCCTGATGGGGCGTGCCGAGGGTGACGAGGTCGTGGACGTTGGGCGCGCCGTCCTCGCGTTCGACGTACCAGCGCACGCCCAGGCCGCCCATCGAGTGGGCCACCACGTCCACCCGGGAGTCGTGTCGGTCCCGGAGGCGTTCGACGGCCCGACCGATTCGCCGGGCGTAGCGTTCGGGGGACCCGACGGTCGTTCCGGGCAGCCACCCGAGGCTGAGCGTCTCGACGGCGTCCCGAGTGTACCCCGAGTCGTAGAAGTGGTCGGCGAGCGTCCGCCACCACGGCGAGTGGCCGGTGTCGCCGTACCCGTGGACGAGGAGGACCGGTTCGTCGCCGGGCGGGCCGTCCCTCCCCTCGCGGTTCGCGTCCATCACGCCCGGGAGGCCGAGCGGACGGAAAAGGGAGCGGGGGAACACACAAGTCTTATGTCCATTCTAGTCCATCGTAGTACAACGATGAACACTAACGAGGAGCTCGCCCCGGCCGTCGCGTCGATTCTCGACGCGGCGCGCGGGCGACAGCCACCCGAGGGGCGGGTGTCGGTGTCCCCTCGGCGTCTCCCCGAGGCGCTGGCGGCGGCCGACCGCGACGGCCGCGTCCCCGTCATCGCGGAGGTCAAGCCGACCAGTCCGACGACCGAGGGCCGCGACGACCGCGACCCGGTCGACCTCGCCCGCGAGATGGTCGCGGGGGGCGCGGCGGCGCTGTCGGTACTGACCGAACCCGAGCACTTCGGCGGATCCGTCGAGACGCTCGAACGCGTCCGCGAGGCCGTGGACGTGCCCGTCCTCCGAAAGGACTTCCTCCTGGAGGAGGCGCACCTCGACGCCGTCGAGACGGACGTCGTCCTCCTCATCGCCCGGTTCGTGGACGACCTGCCGGGGATGCTGGCGGCGGCCCGCGACCGGGGCTTCCAGGTGCTCGTGGAGGTCCACTCCGAGGCGGAACTCCGCGAGGCGCTCGACGCGGGCGCGGACATCGTCGGAATCAACAACCGCGACCTGGCGAACCTCGTGGTCAACCTGGAGACGTTCGTGGACGTCGCGAGACACGCACCCGACAGCGTGACTCTCATTGCGGAGAGCGGCATAGCCACGCCATCGGACGCCGCCCGGATGCGCCGGGCGGGCGCTGACGGCCTGCTGGTCGGGACGGCCATCATGCGCGGCGACAGCGTCGAAGCGAGCACCCGACGCCTCACGACACCCCAGACATGAGTTCGAACACGAACGAGAACCCGAGTAAGTTCGGCGACTACGGCGGCCAGTACGTCCCCGAGGCCCTGATGCCGGCCATCGAGGAACTGGACGACGCCTTCCGGCGCTACGTCCTGGAGAACGAGGGCGGCTTCGTGGACGAGTTCCGCGAGCGCATCCGGGACTTCGGCGGGCGACCCACCCCGCTCCAGTACGCCGAGCAGTTGAGCGCGCGCTACGATACGGACGTCTACCTCAAGCGCGAGGACCTCCTCCACGGCGGGGCACACAAACTCAACAACGCCCTCGGGCAGGTCCTCCTCGCGAAGTACATGGGCAAGGAGCGAATCGTCGCGGAGACGGGCGCCGGCCAGCACGGCACCGCCACCGCGATGGCCGCCGCCCACCTCGACATGCCCTGCGTCGTCTACATGGGCCGGCGCGACATCAACCGGCAGCGACCCAACGTCTTCCGGATGCGCCTCAACGGTGCCGAGGTCGAACCCGTCACCGCGGGCCGGGGCACCCTGAAGGAG
Proteins encoded:
- a CDS encoding rhomboid family intramembrane serine protease, which produces MATCDVCGREESMPYRCRHCGGTYCSDHRLPENHDCAGLQNWGDPSGVFDSGFDDSVNQQGRAKSVASRVTSTGGPLSYFRGNMTYPFLGLMLLTFVAQYGIAPALGIPAGSAAWRDLFTLSTANPLYVWTWVTSIFAHGGFGHIFANGIALFFFGPIVERHVGSRAYTALFFVSGMAAGLGQIGLSLLLNTPSAVLGASGAVMAVLAVLTVLSPDMRVLLYFFIPVPIWVITFGYAGLSVLGMLSPTTNVLGGNIAHAAHLTGLVIGLAYGEYVRRQGVSGPSNLQLGGGAGGPGRGRGPF
- a CDS encoding methylated-DNA--[protein]-cysteine S-methyltransferase, whose product is MDDAGIYTRESEYLDCYVQLGLASDRVLAVSFPEESDDEDADHALLDRIDAYLEGEREEFDDVAVALTVPTDQREVLETTREVPYGEQVSVERLTRMTPGLDASSDEDHDAVRTALAANPAPLVIPDHRVRDGPSGAPPEIEQRLRALEGL
- a CDS encoding esterase/lipase family protein, with translation MDANREGRDGPPGDEPVLLVHGYGDTGHSPWWRTLADHFYDSGYTRDAVETLSLGWLPGTTVGSPERYARRIGRAVERLRDRHDSRVDVVAHSMGGLGVRWYVEREDGAPNVHDLVTLGTPHQGTALARAGSWTPGGRAMLPGSDFLRTLNGRRLPRAVNYTAVWSEDDEAVLPGHRARLPFTASNVRNVRVRGPGHIGLVTSHDVFDSYAETL
- the trpC gene encoding indole-3-glycerol phosphate synthase, which encodes MNTNEELAPAVASILDAARGRQPPEGRVSVSPRRLPEALAAADRDGRVPVIAEVKPTSPTTEGRDDRDPVDLAREMVAGGAAALSVLTEPEHFGGSVETLERVREAVDVPVLRKDFLLEEAHLDAVETDVVLLIARFVDDLPGMLAAARDRGFQVLVEVHSEAELREALDAGADIVGINNRDLANLVVNLETFVDVARHAPDSVTLIAESGIATPSDAARMRRAGADGLLVGTAIMRGDSVEASTRRLTTPQT